The DNA window atatgaaggtcctgagttcaatcccgggcgcaggatctttctgtgtggagtttgcatgttctccccttgactgcgtgggcttcctcccacctccaaagacatgcacctggggataggttgattggcaacactaaattggccctagtgagtgaatgtgagtgtgactattgtctgtctatctgtgttggccctgtgatgaggtggcgacttgtccagggtgtaccccgccttccacccgaatgcagctgagataggctccagcaccccctgaaaccccaaaagggacaagcggtagaaaatgtatgtatgtatgtttgtttgcCTTTTTAGGATACATTTTATTATTGGTTATTTACCTTCCACACACAATGGCTAGGGATGAAAAATATGTTAATTGTGTTTAAAAGTCTtacttgtattattatattttatgattacattagtgcttaattaCAATGATCAATTTCAAATGTTACAATTTGTTCAGACAATTGGATGCTTTTGACCATATGTAATAACGATCTGCAGTAGGACATGggcattacatttgttttaagttgcattaaattagatttgctgatacctgCAGAACACCCTGGAGAAAGCTTAAAACGCAACAAACACGTGTCTCTACAAATTTGAACTCGAACATtcagtgttgaaaataaaaatccAAACATAAGTTAGAACATTGTTGTGTGCACaatagcccatccatccatccattttctaccgcttattccctttggggtcgcggggtgtgctggagcctgtctcagctacaatcgggcggaaggcggcgtacaccctggacaagtcgccatctcatcgcaaggccaacacagatagacagacaacattcacactcacattcagacgctagggccaatttagtgttgccaatcaacctatccccaggtgcatgtgggaggaagccggagtacccggagggaacccacgtagtcacggggagaacatgcaaactccacacagaaagatcccgaggccgggattgaactcacgactactcaggaccttcgtattgtgaggcagatgcaccaacccccctccaccgtgctgcccataaactaaaataagtcaataaaatacaacaaaatatccatccatccattttctatcgcttattcccttcggggtcgcggggggcgctggagcctatctcaaaataaaacaatataaactaaACCAAACTAAAATTAACTAAAACAAACTAAACAGCacttaataaaatacaatatatactgtgtatatagcaTGTGGACGCTTGAACAACTTTAAGTATCAGAAAAATGATCCAGAAAATTGAatccaaataaaataaaacaaaaataaaaatgtaataagtaaataaaatagaacattttaaaattaaataaacaccaaaataaactgaaacaaactaaaatagccttttaaaaaaaaatatatatatatataaaaatacaatatttacagtcCCGACATAAAATTACATATTTACCTCGTGTAAGCTTTTCGTTCACAAACGAAcgtctacttttttttaatttgtattttattttaccgtaaataatgaagtgcttttattttgtaacgTCAACGGTGCGTTACCGCCGGAAGTATGGGCGGAagtacaacacttttgttttacaaTTCAGCGTTCTAAAGAAACGTCTTCACAGATTAAGGCTTTCAGTGTGAAGAAGGTCCGGTCCGGCCCCAAATGTCACTTTTGACGGGACAAGTTCTCCGCGACCAGCTGAGCGTCATCATGGCGAGGCTGAGCCAGGCGGCCATGATGGAGATCTGCGAGCTGGTGGAGGGAGCCTTGGTCGGCCTGCGCACCGAGAACCAGCAGCTCAAGAGCAGGCTCGACCTTATCGAAGCCGTCGTGGTTCGGGGCAGCTTCGGAGGGAAGGAGGCCGAGCAGTCGGAGCCCGACGGCGGCGGAGGAGAAGCCGGTGGAGGCGCTCAAATATCCGGCGAGGAGGTTAGCAGACGTTTGCCTGGAACCTTGTagaacaaataatatttttacattgtttaGTTTTGATATAGTTGTAATGGAACTTTGTCATTGCACCTAAAAAGTACATCGGAATTTGTTTTCACCACAACCCGTCCAAGAACAAGACCTACAATAAACGGTGGTAGATAGAACATGAAGACCGATGGACCCCGTAAAGactgaaaaaacaaaaaggtaaacaaagagggaggagggaaaaaaagcaaCTCCCAAACTAAGCTATTTGGCGGGGGCACAGTTTGAGACTAGAAAAAGACCTCAGTCAACATAAGCACGTATTAGTATAGTATATGTTGATGACCTTTTAAACTAGATGTGACGTTACATTCAATGACCAGATCTAGTTGATGTACCTTGTCTTTTTGATGACGTCAGAAAAAAGTTGTCCTATGCGCCAATCATTAAAGAGATGTGTAAGCTCCGCCTCTTCCGCTCACCGACAACTGCAGCTATTTTTGCAACAAAAGGCTGCTGAAAAGTGGTACATTTGagcaccaagcaaaacataactaatagTACTATATACtagagctgcaacaactaatcgattatacaaatagttggcgattaatttagtcatcgattcgttggatctatgctatgcgcagaggctactttttatttttatttttttttagtttattaatttttttataaacctttatttataaactgcaacatttacaaacagctgagaaacaataatcaaaataagtatcgtgccagtatgctgttttttcccaataaaatactggaaaggatagaaatgtagtttgtctcttttatccgattattaatcgattaatcgaagtaataatcgacagattaatcgattgtcAAATTATTTGTTAGTTGTAGCCCTACTATATACTATAGCAGGGGGGTCAAACGTacggacaggttttatccggccctagtttgctaagtataaaaatgagcaaacatttttgaatgaaagaaactgctgttctaaatctgTTCACTagctgttgcaatagcaattatttgtatatttgtagattttactacatatgtaaaaaaaacaaaaaaaaacacatgatgttagtgcaccagttgaggaaaattaacaaactacataaataacatcttgtaatttgattttgatattttttttatcttgatagattgaaaattaacacccatgagttgactgacgaacattatcacataagggtgtaacggtacacacaaatttcggttcggtacgtacctcggtttagaggtcacggttcggttcattttcggtacagtaagaaaacaacaaaatataaagttttgggttatttatttaccaaatttgcaaatatttttcttagtggaatatttgatgtgaagtaatcggaaccttggataggtcaataattcataataacattgattttgattcaatattatgttttgagcaatgacagtttgaaagaaaaaaaacagcattgttttattagtcaacattgcaactttttctaaattacatttaacctttaagcttttttatttaacttttgttatgtttttgtttaatagtatttttagaatgtgccgtgggcctttaaaacattagctgtaggCTGCAAATGgcttccggggcacacttttgacacccctgctatagataataaaaaattaaatgtgataaatctatggataaaaagcagagcctggcgacgcatgcgcgtttatcataactctctcgctctctctgtctctgcccctccctcaccaatgctgctgcgcgcacaatttgttttgtttttaaccccttcgtaaccctgaacgtacattgaaaatacacgcaaccctaactcaaaatgccggacatttgaggcatttaagaaactccgccttgACAGCTCTGCAAAAAAGGACAtgcccggtgaaaagaggacgtatggtcagtctatcctagcccgttagctgctagcatgccgtgtgttgtgcctcggtgtgcattgtttacacaacgtgcgttaggCTACtcgtactgttatgctggatccactatggactgtactctcacaatattatgttagacccactcgacatccattgcattcggtttccctagaggggggggttacccacatatgcggtcctctccaaagtttctcatagtcattcacatcgacgtcccactggggtgagtttttccttgcccttatgtgggctctgtaccgaggatgtcgttgtggtttgtgcagccctttgagacacttgtgatttagggctatataaataaacattgattgattgattgattaatatgtccgtgtggaaactcgttcggtacacctccgaaccgaaccggaatccccgtaccgaaatggttcaatacaaatacacatatcgttacacccctactatcacataatttattcagaaagtttaAATACaggcaaataaagatagaatactattaaccgcaacatgtaagtgtaaaaaaaaaccaacaacaatatgatttgtacattttgagaatgtgcttgctctatttttaaacaaagaaaacaatctgaagttgtctttattttttagttatcgTATCGGTATTTTACAAGTCcaacccacttgggagtagatttttctccatgtggccctcaatctataatgtttgacacccctgctctatagcaTACTCTGTTGTACTATAGTACAGTATACCGGAATGGGCTTTTTCCTGCATTTTAGTATACTGTACTATGCTAATATATATTATGCTGTATTATAATAacctgtactgtactatataatatagtattctgtactgttaaactgtagTACGGTAATCCTGTACTATGCTATAGTATACGGTATTGTGCTATGATACGCTACGCTATAGTAATACTGTGCGATGCTATAAGAACACTACGCTATGATGTTAATATATTTTACTCTGGTATACTATGCAGCTgacgttttttttgtgtgtttctgcAGCTTCCTGACGTGGTACTGATCAAAGATGAAGACTCAGACATTATGAAAGGTGCGTGATGATGTCATCTAAATGGGGCGGGGCTAAACGACAGTAACAGCAGAACGCTAAGAATTATTTGTCTTCAGTAGAGGACGTCACGCCGTCATCCACCACCCGACCAAAGAAGAGACATCGAGCGAGAGACAAGGACTCGGAGAGAAAGGTGTCCTCTGATGAGGGTCAGGGTGGGGTCACTGTGTACTCGTTGAACACTCTGGGCTCCTCCTGCCAGCCTGCCGCGGGCGAGATGTATTCTTCGTTCGCCCCTCTGGAAGAAGGTGAGGTCCAACTCATGGACCAGGACAATCTGTCGTATTTGTCCACTAACACCCTGATGGACGGGCAGCCTTCCACAAACGCCAACGCGGCATGGAGCGAGCCAGCGGCAAGTCACGTGACCTTTGCGCACTATGACCACAATGAATCCAGCGACGCCTGCGGCCTCAAGATGGTCAGCGTCTCGGGCGCGGCACCGCCCGACCGCAGCGACACAACGTTCGAGTACCAGGCGGGTGATGTGTCCGACGCCTTTGGAGGCGGAAAAGGCCGTCGCTTCGTGTGCCACTTCTGCAACAAGACCTTTGCCACGTCTCAGAACCTGGACGTACATATGCGCATCCACACGGGCGAGAGACCCTTCTCGTGTCAGCAGTGCGGAAAAAGGTTCACGCAGTCTGCGCACCTCAAGGCTCACCTCAACATCCACTCGGGGGCACGACCCTTTGCCTGCACCATGTGCTCGCGAACTTTCAGTGCCAACTACGCCCTCAAGATGCACGTCAAGAAGTGTCACGTCAATGGCTGACGCCCTGTTATTAGGACGTGATTATTTATTATTGCTACAAACAGTGGTCGTCTCAATCACTGACATTTTTAGCATGCATTTACACTTCCGCACacctatacatacactatattgccaaatgtatttggccacctgccttgactcacaagtgccaccccattcctaacccataaggttcaatatgacgtcggtccaccttttgcagctattacagcgtcaactcctctgggaaggctgtccacaaggttgcggagtgtgtttataggaattttccaccatccttccaaaagcgca is part of the Nerophis lumbriciformis linkage group LG19, RoL_Nlum_v2.1, whole genome shotgun sequence genome and encodes:
- the LOC133618618 gene encoding uncharacterized protein isoform X2, which translates into the protein MSLLTGQVLRDQLSVIMARLSQAAMMEICELVEGALVGLRTENQQLKSRLDLIEAVVVRGSFGGKEAEQSEPDGGGGEAGGGAQISGEELPDVVLIKDEDSDIMKEDVTPSSTTRPKKRHRARDKDSERKVSSDEGQGGVTVYSLNTLGSSCQPAAGEMYSSFAPLEEGEVQLMDQDNLSYLSTNTLMDGQPSTNANAAWSEPAASHVTFAHYDHNESSDACGLKMVSVSGAAPPDRSDTTFEYQAGDVSDAFGGGKGRRFVCHFCNKTFATSQNLDVHMRIHTGERPFSCQQCGKRFTQSAHLKAHLNIHSGARPFACTMCSRTFSANYALKMHVKKCHVNG
- the LOC133618618 gene encoding uncharacterized protein isoform X1 — its product is MSLLTGQVLRDQLSVIMARLSQAAMMEICELVEGALVGLRTENQQLKSRLDLIEAVVVRGSFGGKEAEQSEPDGGGGEAGGGAQISGEELPDVVLIKDEDSDIMKVEDVTPSSTTRPKKRHRARDKDSERKVSSDEGQGGVTVYSLNTLGSSCQPAAGEMYSSFAPLEEGEVQLMDQDNLSYLSTNTLMDGQPSTNANAAWSEPAASHVTFAHYDHNESSDACGLKMVSVSGAAPPDRSDTTFEYQAGDVSDAFGGGKGRRFVCHFCNKTFATSQNLDVHMRIHTGERPFSCQQCGKRFTQSAHLKAHLNIHSGARPFACTMCSRTFSANYALKMHVKKCHVNG